The Fictibacillus arsenicus genome contains a region encoding:
- a CDS encoding GNAT family N-acetyltransferase, with translation MINTSVKLRDVTEEDIPIFFEQQLDSTANYIAAFTAKDPSDKDTFMDHWTKIIADETITIKTIIFNGKVSGHISNFEQFGEPEVSYWIGKEYWGQGIATKALSEFLNYIKIRPLFARAAKDNISSIRVLEKCGFRITSEDKGFSNARGIDVEEFILKLE, from the coding sequence ATGATTAACACTTCAGTGAAACTGAGAGATGTTACAGAGGAAGACATCCCTATCTTCTTCGAGCAACAACTCGATTCTACCGCGAACTATATCGCTGCCTTCACAGCTAAGGACCCATCGGATAAAGATACATTTATGGACCACTGGACAAAAATTATAGCCGACGAGACTATAACCATTAAAACTATCATTTTTAATGGGAAAGTCTCTGGTCACATCTCGAACTTTGAACAGTTCGGAGAACCTGAAGTCAGTTATTGGATTGGAAAAGAATATTGGGGTCAGGGGATTGCAACTAAGGCGTTATCTGAGTTTCTGAATTATATCAAGATACGCCCACTTTTTGCTCGTGCCGCCAAAGACAACATTTCCTCCATTCGGGTCTTGGAAAAATGCGGGTTTAGAATTACCTCTGAGGATAAGGGTTTTTCCAACGCTCGAGGAATTGATGTTGAAGAATTTATTCTGAAGCTTGAATAA
- a CDS encoding DUF2651 family protein has protein sequence MGLLIYAFPLLSIMLGGLGYLISRNVYLTPGAVLTVSLIATYTVFNSSFLMWVVIYTIFSYIAGLAIKTLVSTRKQES, from the coding sequence GTGGGATTATTAATCTACGCTTTCCCATTACTATCAATTATGTTAGGTGGACTTGGTTATTTAATTTCTCGAAATGTTTATTTAACCCCAGGGGCAGTATTAACTGTTTCTTTAATTGCTACTTATACAGTGTTCAATTCATCTTTTTTGATGTGGGTAGTTATTTATACAATCTTCTCCTATATCGCTGGACTTGCTATTAAAACACTTGTTTCAACTAGAAAACAAGAATCTTAG
- a CDS encoding tRNA U-34 5-methylaminomethyl-2-thiouridine biosynthesis protein: MKGLLLAILGAIVGWLLWGLFTKDFETDSLLLLIFGIFIGHSIGKKESSST, translated from the coding sequence ATGAAGGGTTTACTATTAGCAATTTTAGGTGCTATTGTTGGTTGGTTGCTTTGGGGATTATTTACAAAGGATTTCGAAACAGATTCCCTTCTTTTGCTCATCTTTGGCATTTTTATAGGACATAGTATTGGAAAAAAGGAAAGCTCTTCTACATAG
- a CDS encoding histidine phosphatase family protein, with protein MTTIGLIRHGITEWNSLGKAQGVSDIPLNLIGRKQATNIGERLSLEEQWDMIITSDLSRAFETAKIIGSKIGLPISHIDERVREINCGKIEGTTEEQRVRQWGSEWRNLELGMENFEDVSNRGIDFLKDIICTYKGKRILVVSHGALIGLTLQKLFPQKFQQTYIDNTSITILSHIDDKWDCSLYNCTRHLKLSH; from the coding sequence ATGACTACCATAGGTCTGATTCGCCACGGAATAACTGAATGGAACTCCTTAGGTAAAGCTCAAGGAGTAAGTGATATTCCTTTAAATCTGATTGGAAGAAAACAAGCCACAAACATTGGAGAGAGGCTATCTCTTGAAGAACAGTGGGATATGATTATTACAAGTGACTTATCTAGGGCATTTGAAACTGCGAAAATTATTGGAAGTAAAATAGGCTTGCCCATTAGTCATATTGATGAAAGGGTAAGAGAAATAAATTGTGGGAAGATTGAAGGAACTACGGAAGAACAAAGAGTCAGACAGTGGGGTAGTGAATGGCGTAATTTAGAACTTGGAATGGAAAACTTTGAAGACGTATCTAACAGAGGAATAGACTTTTTAAAAGATATAATTTGTACATATAAAGGTAAACGTATCTTGGTAGTGAGCCACGGTGCTTTAATCGGGTTAACCTTACAAAAGTTATTTCCTCAGAAATTCCAGCAGACTTATATTGATAATACTTCGATTACTATTTTAAGTCATATAGATGATAAATGGGATTGTTCTTTGTATAACTGTACGCGGCACTTAAAACTTTCCCATTAA